Part of the Mytilus trossulus isolate FHL-02 chromosome 2, PNRI_Mtr1.1.1.hap1, whole genome shotgun sequence genome is shown below.
AaataatgtacatgatgtatatcGATGTGAATTCGCTTTTTTGTATAGTATGATCATGAAGTATAGGTCATGAGTATATTCGAATGACTGATTGCTTGGAAATATCAAATGTTCTGCTGAAAGATTATTTGGAAAAGGGTGAGTTACTTTACCTATTAAGTAAATATAACTAGTTTTATTGTCgatttttatgttgaaatgttgaaaaacaatttttcgAAGTATTTCTACAAAAATCTCATACCTGTTTTCATATATAAGGGCATGTATTTTGGATTGATATCATCTTGTGCATTACAATACACACTAGCAGGATCACAATAGATTTGTTGACAACAATCAAAGCATGTAGTCCAGTGTGGAGTTGTTGTCGCCCTACAATCCGGATTGTTGATGGTGCTCATACCAGCATTGGTGATGCATACAGATTCATTTGTACCGCCCCTTTCTGTGAACCAACCATGCGCAGTGTATACCTTCTTTACATAGCAGTGGGTATGAATGCTGTCAACATCATCAGACGATGATTTACACAGTGATACTGAAATAAAGTAACACCCTGCAATGTAGATGCTGGCGATTTTTGTTGGATGTTAATTGTGAAACTACGGAGGACAAAGTCCTTACTTTTTCATGATACTTTTCGGTGTTCAGATTTACTAATAGGCGGTAAATCGTGTGCTTCGCAACATGGCTGCCACCATTAACATGGTAATCGcaagtcaaaatatttacataaaaagtttAAGACTTTGCATTAATTACATGTAGTAACGTTTTCTTAATGTTAGTTAGGACTTCTTTCTCAATTCTCGACAAACATAaatgattttgatttgattattaAAGTTGCATTATAAATGATAATCAATGaacttaaatattgaatattttgggTTTCGATCATCAAACTGAAATCTGATTGCTGCATTGTTTGCCggatgtaaatataaaaataagaatctatggtatgattgcaaataagacaactctttaccagagaccaaatgacatactggcatgacacgggttatgttcttctcatatattttatgatagtatgatactaaaccactaacgggagggattgtgcctgatactCATATGATAAATAcgtaatctttcaatcagttaaattgaggtctggaaatggcatgtcagttaactgctagtagtctgttgttatttatgtattattgtcattttatttattttcttttgttacatcttctgacatcggactcgggaattctcttgaactgaattttaatgtgcgtattgttatgcgtttacttttctacactggctagaggtataggggagggttgagatctcataaacatatttaaccccgacgcaattttgcgcctgtccaaagtcagtagcctctggcctttattatgtataatttttaattttagtttctagtGTACAACTTGGTGTTTAGTAtgatgtccattatcactgttttatatttttaatgggccagctgaaggacgcctccgggtgcgggagtttctcgctacattgaagacccattggtggccttcggctgttgtctactctatggtcgggttgttgtcgctttgacagattccccatttcctttctcaattttattagtataAGTTGACATCTTACTTCCTGTcatacttaaaaatatttcatttcgaAAATAGACTTAACATTTAGAAATAGGCATGAAAAGAGTTTTATGATATAGAAAATAAGGAGACGTGgcattgccaatgaaacaattatCCACGGAAAACTATATCTCAAGAGATAAAGCAGCTACAGGTGCAGTTGTATGGTCTTTAATAACGAGCCACTTAAACCGTTAAAAAAACCGGCTCGATGTATGTACAAATCAATGAACGGAAACATacgacaaccaatgaattacaggctcttgtcccaagtcaggagcctctgtcctttgttagtcttgtattatttcaacttttagtttcttgtgtacaatttggagtttagtatggcgttcattatcactgaaagagtatatatttgtttaggggccagctgaaggacgtctccgcggtgcgggaatttctcgttgcattgaagacctattggtgaccttctgctgttgtctgctctatggttgggttgttgtctctttggcacattccccattttcattcttaatttttttttacatgggataggcacatacagaatgtggcggggttaaactcGTTTTCTGGCGCCAAACCAAACTTTAGAAACAGTAGTGTCAATAAAATGTGTCTTTTCTACAATGCATACATTAATTGAAACGTGGTTAAAAAGCGATTTAGGAGTAAGCGTCACGAACAAAAAGATGACAAagctgttttaaaataaattaacactGTATGTCTAGGAAAATGACCAGATGCTGAAGTTGGATAGTGCAGAAAATGTGTAGCAACATAaactgtatataaaatattcacaatttttattattgtattcgGTGAattcttctgattttttttccaaaacatatttCGAGCTATACTTACTAGCTGTTGGACTGTGACAAGTTTTTGTGCTTTCTACAACTGAGGAAACGCATAAGTTGTAAATTATAACAGTAGTATCAATACATTAATTCAACAAAGTTTATAATAATGAGGAAATAAGtcacttcttttaaaaaattgatagcaaatacaaataaaaacagttttacTCGGAACTTTTCAAATGCGTGCTCACAATTTAGTATCAATTCAAccaaaaattgtttaatatttctcATGCTACATgtttattacataaaacttATAATCACTAACAAATATTCGTATTGCAATTTTAAacctttactatatatataaaccttGATAAATTTCGTGTAGAGATGTTTACTGGGAAATATAATGTAATCTTTCTGATTATCATCTGTTGCCTCGTGAAAAACTCACCCTAAACAAATGTGCTACTTACATCACTCTTTTATACTTGTTATATTCAATGACTTGTAATTTGGTAATATGCAACAAGCGACAACTGTGTTACAAAACAAGCGACAACTCTGTTCAAAACTGTTATTAATTGGAACAAACACTTACCTGAAATGTTGATAGTAAACACTATTCCTGTAAAAGGTAAGAGACACATTGAAAATGCTGTACTTTTACAGAA
Proteins encoded:
- the LOC134705391 gene encoding uncharacterized protein LOC134705391, which encodes MEILLKLCTLWFIGIVFTINISVVESTKTCHSPTAISLCKSSSDDVDSIHTHCYVKKVYTAHGWFTERGGTNESVCITNAGMSTINNPDCRATTTPHWTTCFDCCQQIYCDPASVYCNAQDDINPKYMPLYMKTGRHQL